From a region of the Plodia interpunctella isolate USDA-ARS_2022_Savannah chromosome 13, ilPloInte3.2, whole genome shotgun sequence genome:
- the Mettl2 gene encoding tRNA N(3)-methylcytidine methyltransferase Mettl2 isoform X4, translating to MLMKSSNIMRGIVFTTYNRKFFKKSNFCREYCEYLEKTRYRKKPAGGSRYLADKKNVYLFNAWDNVQWDAEQENAAKAKVEQNSQVTFSEDHVKSLEENADKHWDAFYDIHQNRFFKDRHWLFTEFPELAPDNTTSPVRVFPEAESKNTSTLSTLQDDKSKRMPTVINNIHKYLKPGGLMVFRDYGKYDLAQLRFKKGRCISDNFYARGDNTRVYFFTQQEITELFNNAGFIEEQNLIDRRLQVNRGKMLTMYRVWIQGKYRKPL from the exons ATGTTGATGAAGTCTTCAAACATAATGCGTGGTATTGTATTCACTACTTATAACAGAAAATTCTTCAAGAAATCAAATTTTTGTCGAGAATACTGTGAATATTTAGAGAAAACtagatatagaaaaaaaccTGCAGGTGGCTCAAGATACCTAGCTgataagaaaaatgtttatctatttaatgcctg GGACAATGTACAATGGGATGCCGAACAGGAAAATGCTGCCAAAGCAAAAGTGGAACAGAACTCACAAGTCACATTTTCTGAGGATCATGTGAAATCTCTAGAAGAGAATGCAGACAAACACTGGGATGCTTTCTATGACATACATCAGAACAG GTTTTTTAAAGACAGACACTGGCTATTCACCGAGTTCCCTGAATTGGCTCCAGACAACACAACATCACCAGTGAGAGTATTCCCTGAAGCTGAAAGCAAAAACACTTCAACTCTATCCACATTGCAAGATGACAAATCCAAACG AATGCCTACAGTCATCAACAACATCCACAAATATTTGAAGCCAGGAGGCCTCATGGTATTCCGAGACTATGGCAAGTATGATTTAGCCCAACTCCGGTTCAAGAAAGGTCGCTGCATCTCAGACAACTTCTACGCTAGAGGAGATAACACTAGAGTATACTTCTTCACCCAGCAAGAAATAACTGAATTGTTCAATAATGCTGGTTTTATAGAGGAACAAAACTTAATAGATAGGAGACTTCAAGTGAACAGGGGTAAAATGTTGACTATGTACAGAGTATGGATACAAgggaaatatagaaaaccattgtaa
- the Mettl2 gene encoding tRNA N(3)-methylcytidine methyltransferase Mettl2 isoform X2: MEESDTEKRPQFGNRFLENVDEVFKHNAWDNVQWDAEQENAAKAKVEQNSQVTFSEDHVKSLEENADKHWDAFYDIHQNRFFKDRHWLFTEFPELAPDNTTSPVRVFPEAESKNTSTLSTLQDDKSKRYIFEIGCGVGNTIFPILQYSQDPNLFIYGCDFSSKAIDIMKQNELYDTKRCKVFVLDATTSNWDVPFKENSIDIIVLIFVLSAIDPNKMPTVINNIHKYLKPGGLMVFRDYGKYDLAQLRFKKGRCISDNFYARGDNTRVYFFTQQEITELFNNAGFIEEQNLIDRRLQVNRGKMLTMYRVWIQGKYRKPL, from the exons atggaAGAATCAGACACAGAAAAAAGACCACAGTTTGGTAACAGATTTCTGGAAAATGTTGATGAAGTCTTCAAACATAATGCGTG GGACAATGTACAATGGGATGCCGAACAGGAAAATGCTGCCAAAGCAAAAGTGGAACAGAACTCACAAGTCACATTTTCTGAGGATCATGTGAAATCTCTAGAAGAGAATGCAGACAAACACTGGGATGCTTTCTATGACATACATCAGAACAG GTTTTTTAAAGACAGACACTGGCTATTCACCGAGTTCCCTGAATTGGCTCCAGACAACACAACATCACCAGTGAGAGTATTCCCTGAAGCTGAAAGCAAAAACACTTCAACTCTATCCACATTGCAAGATGACAAATCCAAACGGTACATCTTTGAAATTGGATGTGGGGTTGGCAACACTATCTTTCCAATATTACAATACAGCCAAGATCcaaatctttttatatatgGCTGTGATTTCTCATCAAAAGCGATTGATATCATGAAACAGAATGAGTTGTATGACACTAAAAGGTGTAAAGTTTTTGTACTAGATGCTACCACGTCAAACTGGGATGTTCCCTTTAAAGAAAACTCTATTGATATAATTGTCctcatatttgttttatctgCAATTGATCCTAACAA AATGCCTACAGTCATCAACAACATCCACAAATATTTGAAGCCAGGAGGCCTCATGGTATTCCGAGACTATGGCAAGTATGATTTAGCCCAACTCCGGTTCAAGAAAGGTCGCTGCATCTCAGACAACTTCTACGCTAGAGGAGATAACACTAGAGTATACTTCTTCACCCAGCAAGAAATAACTGAATTGTTCAATAATGCTGGTTTTATAGAGGAACAAAACTTAATAGATAGGAGACTTCAAGTGAACAGGGGTAAAATGTTGACTATGTACAGAGTATGGATACAAgggaaatatagaaaaccattgtaa
- the Mettl2 gene encoding tRNA N(3)-methylcytidine methyltransferase Mettl2 isoform X1, with amino-acid sequence MLMKSSNIMRGIVFTTYNRKFFKKSNFCREYCEYLEKTRYRKKPAGGSRYLADKKNVYLFNAWDNVQWDAEQENAAKAKVEQNSQVTFSEDHVKSLEENADKHWDAFYDIHQNRFFKDRHWLFTEFPELAPDNTTSPVRVFPEAESKNTSTLSTLQDDKSKRYIFEIGCGVGNTIFPILQYSQDPNLFIYGCDFSSKAIDIMKQNELYDTKRCKVFVLDATTSNWDVPFKENSIDIIVLIFVLSAIDPNKMPTVINNIHKYLKPGGLMVFRDYGKYDLAQLRFKKGRCISDNFYARGDNTRVYFFTQQEITELFNNAGFIEEQNLIDRRLQVNRGKMLTMYRVWIQGKYRKPL; translated from the exons ATGTTGATGAAGTCTTCAAACATAATGCGTGGTATTGTATTCACTACTTATAACAGAAAATTCTTCAAGAAATCAAATTTTTGTCGAGAATACTGTGAATATTTAGAGAAAACtagatatagaaaaaaaccTGCAGGTGGCTCAAGATACCTAGCTgataagaaaaatgtttatctatttaatgcctg GGACAATGTACAATGGGATGCCGAACAGGAAAATGCTGCCAAAGCAAAAGTGGAACAGAACTCACAAGTCACATTTTCTGAGGATCATGTGAAATCTCTAGAAGAGAATGCAGACAAACACTGGGATGCTTTCTATGACATACATCAGAACAG GTTTTTTAAAGACAGACACTGGCTATTCACCGAGTTCCCTGAATTGGCTCCAGACAACACAACATCACCAGTGAGAGTATTCCCTGAAGCTGAAAGCAAAAACACTTCAACTCTATCCACATTGCAAGATGACAAATCCAAACGGTACATCTTTGAAATTGGATGTGGGGTTGGCAACACTATCTTTCCAATATTACAATACAGCCAAGATCcaaatctttttatatatgGCTGTGATTTCTCATCAAAAGCGATTGATATCATGAAACAGAATGAGTTGTATGACACTAAAAGGTGTAAAGTTTTTGTACTAGATGCTACCACGTCAAACTGGGATGTTCCCTTTAAAGAAAACTCTATTGATATAATTGTCctcatatttgttttatctgCAATTGATCCTAACAA AATGCCTACAGTCATCAACAACATCCACAAATATTTGAAGCCAGGAGGCCTCATGGTATTCCGAGACTATGGCAAGTATGATTTAGCCCAACTCCGGTTCAAGAAAGGTCGCTGCATCTCAGACAACTTCTACGCTAGAGGAGATAACACTAGAGTATACTTCTTCACCCAGCAAGAAATAACTGAATTGTTCAATAATGCTGGTTTTATAGAGGAACAAAACTTAATAGATAGGAGACTTCAAGTGAACAGGGGTAAAATGTTGACTATGTACAGAGTATGGATACAAgggaaatatagaaaaccattgtaa
- the Mettl2 gene encoding tRNA N(3)-methylcytidine methyltransferase Mettl2 isoform X3: MDNVQWDAEQENAAKAKVEQNSQVTFSEDHVKSLEENADKHWDAFYDIHQNRFFKDRHWLFTEFPELAPDNTTSPVRVFPEAESKNTSTLSTLQDDKSKRYIFEIGCGVGNTIFPILQYSQDPNLFIYGCDFSSKAIDIMKQNELYDTKRCKVFVLDATTSNWDVPFKENSIDIIVLIFVLSAIDPNKMPTVINNIHKYLKPGGLMVFRDYGKYDLAQLRFKKGRCISDNFYARGDNTRVYFFTQQEITELFNNAGFIEEQNLIDRRLQVNRGKMLTMYRVWIQGKYRKPL; encoded by the exons at GGACAATGTACAATGGGATGCCGAACAGGAAAATGCTGCCAAAGCAAAAGTGGAACAGAACTCACAAGTCACATTTTCTGAGGATCATGTGAAATCTCTAGAAGAGAATGCAGACAAACACTGGGATGCTTTCTATGACATACATCAGAACAG GTTTTTTAAAGACAGACACTGGCTATTCACCGAGTTCCCTGAATTGGCTCCAGACAACACAACATCACCAGTGAGAGTATTCCCTGAAGCTGAAAGCAAAAACACTTCAACTCTATCCACATTGCAAGATGACAAATCCAAACGGTACATCTTTGAAATTGGATGTGGGGTTGGCAACACTATCTTTCCAATATTACAATACAGCCAAGATCcaaatctttttatatatgGCTGTGATTTCTCATCAAAAGCGATTGATATCATGAAACAGAATGAGTTGTATGACACTAAAAGGTGTAAAGTTTTTGTACTAGATGCTACCACGTCAAACTGGGATGTTCCCTTTAAAGAAAACTCTATTGATATAATTGTCctcatatttgttttatctgCAATTGATCCTAACAA AATGCCTACAGTCATCAACAACATCCACAAATATTTGAAGCCAGGAGGCCTCATGGTATTCCGAGACTATGGCAAGTATGATTTAGCCCAACTCCGGTTCAAGAAAGGTCGCTGCATCTCAGACAACTTCTACGCTAGAGGAGATAACACTAGAGTATACTTCTTCACCCAGCAAGAAATAACTGAATTGTTCAATAATGCTGGTTTTATAGAGGAACAAAACTTAATAGATAGGAGACTTCAAGTGAACAGGGGTAAAATGTTGACTATGTACAGAGTATGGATACAAgggaaatatagaaaaccattgtaa